The sequence CGACATGATGTCTTAATCTGTTCGTTAAGCTAACCATTTCATTCTTGAGGTTTAACATTTCAAAGTACTTACTAATGGGGAGTATTTTCCGACAGCCTTGTCATCCTCGACCTGTATTTCTAATTATCTTTAGTTAATACTACAGATATCTGAAACAAGGAGCTACGAGAAAGAGACAGGGCGTACCTGATGAAAATGGCTGCAAAAGAGGATCAAGGTCGTCGTAAAACCGACAAGTAACGATGAAGAAATGGCAGTCGCAGATAATGCAAACTCCCTATCATCAAGCCAGAAGGTAGTAGTATCCAGATGAGAATGCATTTGGCCAGAAACAACttaatattttggtatgatagttttaaaatattctttcaatttTCTTTCCGATAAACCATATAATATAATGTTTTTGCTAGAAAAACTTCACTAGTCAAATGTATTCTTAAAGTTGTACCACAAATTCCATCAAATATATGTCTAATCAACAACCTTGTGCCACTTTGAAGCAAGTAAAAAGCAGTGGTGGCAAATGGACCAAACGCTGCAAAGCACAAGGGTTCCCCGAGCCCTATGTAACCCAAACGAAAAGGTGGACACTGCAACAAAACATTCATTAGCACTCATTTGAATATTGGGTTTCaaaaattgtaccaaaatttcaTGCATTTGGCACCTGGTAAATGTAGCCACAAAATATTGCATAAAATAAAAGCAACACAGAACGGAGACTTCCAGCCTCAATTGATACCCGTGTTAGGCCAATTAGGCCAAGTGCGAGTAGCAAACAAGCAAAAATATGAGTTCCTGTTCGGCTTCAAAGAGAAATTAAAGACATCATAAGCTAATTTTTTCAGAGAATATCGTATTTGATATACCATTTCAAGACAATTAGTCTAATTAAGTTTGATCATGGTAACCAAAATCAGTCCACTCATTCTCACCTGCCAACCAAATTAACCACCGACTCTTTCTTGTTTCTATCTGCACCTTTATCAAAATCATGAACGTCGTTGCTGTTTCATCATATATGTAAAAGTCATTTAAGAAGACAATAATCAGATATATACTCAAAAGTTCACCAAAATTATGTGTCATTTTTATGAATAACACAAGTATCAGAGGCTGATGAAGGAATTCAGGCGAGGGGGACAAGACTGGATGAGGAGGCAAAATGGGGTTTCTGAAATTGGAGTGAAACTTGTAGTTATAGAAAACTTATAGCATGAAGTTCCAAGATTTTTCGCAGTTCCAAGATTTTTGTTACCTTAAGTTGAGCCAGGCTATAACGAGTACCGAAGAAACCAGGAGAGTTAGATAGCGCTTTGCACAACAGTGGCCAGTCTGCCAATAAGCAGCTGCACTTCCTACCTAATTTTTGTTTCAATCAAAATATTAGAATAAATCAACATTTATCCATCACCAGTAATGATTAAAACCCGTATATGTAGCATATacgagtgtgtgtgtgtgtgtagaaACATATTATCATACTTACCGTGAGAGGGATCAAAGCAACAGAGTACATCGGCAATTTGATGGCTCTCCATACCAAAGTTGCTTTAGAAATATATTCATTCTTTTCTTCAACAGGAATGTCAGCATACACAGCTTCACACTTCAATCCAAATCCATGGCGTAATCGAACAGATTTTAACTGCCTTATGCCTGCCTTATTTAAAGACATTTGAGTGCATAACAGTAGCCTTTGAGCAGAATTTGGAAGAAATGGTGACGCTGGACAAGTCCTGAAATTGAAAGGGCTCCCACTCCgttgataaattcaataattgttCCAAAGTTTCCCCTAAACACCACAAGAATAACTCGAACCAAAAATGTTAAATTTACTACACAGGTCGAGAAATTCGCTTTCGTGAAGTGCAGTCTAACCGAAAAAACTACGGCAATCATACATTAAAGCTCACTCCTCCACTGGATTTTATAGTTCTATTGAGCCTTATTTaacattttatttcaattaccgttgaaatttattgtaattacATCCAACATATTATAGCAACTGCCCGTGAAAATCTAtatctataatatattcaaaCATGTATATAAGAATCAAAATTCTTTAATCATTATCGTACTGTTCATCTTAGTGTCAATATAACCTTATCCAATAATGCGGAGTCCAGGTGGGCAAAAGACAGCCTCAAAGAACATGGAGGGGGAAAAAATGAAAAGCTCACATTTTTCAAGAACCATCCTTTAAAAGAGCTAAATTTCATCACCACACATATGTTTTCAATCCTGATGATCAAAATGAAACAGCCGGAATCAAGCAACGGgtacaacaaaaacacaaaaacaaaaaacaaaaaaaaaaaaaaccagaaaCTGGCACTTACCTGTTAGTAATTTGCCTGAATTGGACGAGTTTGTTGGAACAAGATACATAGCTCGTATTCCAAACGGAAGCTACTGCCACGGCCATATGGCCAACTAGCTACAGAAGATTGTGGGCAAAAATTTGGTGTCGAGTATATATATGAAGAAATGGGGTCTGAACTCTGAAGCTCAAGAACTACGGAAATTtagttttgaaaaaacaaaaaaacaaaaacaaaatcttgattatttatttaatcaagAAAATGCGTAGCGTGTGGGGAAACGATGAACGCCCAGAAACGGTGAAGGACTTGGAGGAGATAGAATCCTGGACGGTGACAAAATTTCGGTTGCAAGTGGCCATTTTCCTTAAAAGtggtttaatttaattttatcgatttatttttattaaattaatatcattaactattaaaaaaacattttattttattatagttTTAATTTCATCAATCACAAGAATAgactaataatttaataaaataatgattatatatataatttggacCATTTTTTAGTCAATTATGAGTTGAATTGACTATAAAATTCACCTATCGAAAAAATTGGGCTGGTTCAAGTTTTAGACATAAATAAATCAAACCAAACggattatattaatattaaaaaaatgaaatattttttgttgattTAATGTGATTtgtttgtaaatattttttgataGTTTGTTTATGGTCTATTATTAGTCAACTTTGTAAATAGCAGGAAAATTTGCAATTCTAATCTGATCTGATTACGTAAGTTGGCTTGAATATCTATTTCGGTGCAATTTATTTTAGAGGATTTTTTTAATTAGTCTCCATCATATTACTGAAACTAATTTTAACCTCCAATTGAGTTGATTTATcacaataatatttttatcatgtgaAATTACAAAAGACGTCTTATTAAATCATTTTCCCTCTATTCATCATCAATTTCTCCATTTGAAATTCCCTGTTTTATTATCTCATCAATTTCGTAAAAGAGAAGTTTGAAACACATCTATTCTGTTTCTTCAAACAAATATTGGATGGAAAGGTATTGTTTGTGTCGGGTATTCAAGCAAAGTCTCACATTGAAATAACAAAAAAAGATCATGAGTTGATatataaaatgatattttttattggTATGAGGTTTTTTGATGATTTCAAAAGTAAAATCATGATAATTACACCTAAAGTGAACAATAGCATACAAATATGGAGATATCTGAATTTTATTGTATTGACTAACAAATGGCACTTTGATTATCACAGTGAAGTGTAACTTGATTCTGATTTATGCCAAGCCAGTCCTTTCAGCCATATAGACTTCTTAACTCTTTCTGTGACAGCTATATATTCAGCTTCGGTAGTTGATAGTATCACCACTAATTGTAATAACTCCTTAACTCTTTCTGTGACAGCTATATATTCAGCTTCGGTAGTTGATAGTGCCACCACCGGTTGTAATATAGATTTCCAGCTCACAGCTGTTCCAAACATGGTAAAGATAAATCCAGTCAAGAATTTCCATGTGTCCAAGTTCCCTACAAAGTCAGAATCCACAAATCCCTTAATTGCATGTGTTTCATCCTCTTGCTTCTTAAACATTAATCCAAGGCTAACAGGTCCTTTTAGATATCTTAGGATCCATTTCAGTGCTTTCCAATGATTCCTTCATGAATTAGCCATGAACCGTGAGACTACACTTATGGCATGAGCAAGATCAGGTCTGGTATACACCATTCCATACATATCACTATCCACTGCAATAGCATAAGGTACTTGTGCCATGTTTTCTTATCATCTTTATTTACTGGAGACTGATCTTGTAACAACTTATGATGATGTGCCAGGGGAGTAACAGTAGCTTTAGACTCATCCATATTGAATCTTTTCAACACTTTGATAAGATATGTTTCTTGGTTAGGAACAAAGTCTTATTTTTCATATTTCTCTTATTTTCCATTCCAAGGATCCTTGAAGCCTCTCCAAGATCTTTCATTTCAAACTTGGAGTTTAGTTCTTTCTTCAGCCTATCAATTCTAGATTTTTCCATGCTGGCAATCAACACATCATCCACATAGAGTAATAGATATTGTTTGAATGATCCTTCTCTATTTTATAGTATACACAGCTGTcaaaattgcttctttgaaaaTTGATTTTCTCCATGAACTCATCAAATTTCTTATATCACTGTCTAGGATTTGTTGTAGTCAATACGAAGATCTTTGTAGTAGATACACTTTGTTCTTGACATTGGTATAAGGATATCCTTTTCGTAATTTCATCAGAATATTCTCCTCAAGATTAGGGCTGgatcggtacggtataccgacCTTAAAAAGAATATCGTATACCGTATCGAAAAAATTTGGTATACCAAAATTTGGTATGATATTGGTATAATACCCTCCATACCGAaattatagaaaaaaaaaaaacaaaattggtGTTACTCACATCACAACgatatcaaaaatcaaaatgtaGCTGATGACTTCTGAccatcaaaaaaataaagagttTACTAATTATAGAATTTTGTAATCACAATAACTAGACAACGATTAATTTTATCATTCTCTAGCCCATCGAAAGCTTTAAAtatataactcaaataaaaatcaaattatcctatgaaaataaataaacttatttaacaaaaaaaaaatctcttaTAAGTTACTACCAATAAAAAAATCAGAACCAAGTTAAACTCAACTCATACCTCAAATTTCACTTGGCAGCCACAAATAACATGCTCTATCCAAATGAATTTCAGCAAAAATTTCGACTTTCCTTGTTTTCCATTCAAGTCAAAGAATCAGCCTCAAAATCATGTTAAAACGAATAATAACAAGAGGGTTAAAATACTATGGGATGTGATGAGCGTAGTATCAAATCTTGCAGAGGAACCAAAGCAAACCCCGTAGTGTCCAAACCAAGAAAACAGGGAAGTATATCTCAAAACAAAACAGGTCTTTGGAACAATGCGACAAAGTTTCAATTGCACAAGTCATAGctactttcaaaaaaaaattaaacaccaCAGACCAAACG comes from Henckelia pumila isolate YLH828 chromosome 4, ASM3356847v2, whole genome shotgun sequence and encodes:
- the LOC140860157 gene encoding 2-carboxy-1,4-naphthoquinone phytyltransferase, chloroplastic isoform X2 encodes the protein MTCPASPFLPNSAQRLLLCTQMSLNKAGIRQLKSVRLRHGFGLKCEAVYADIPVEEKNEYISKATLVWRAIKLPMYSVALIPLTVGSAAAYWQTGHCCAKRYLTLLVSSVLVIAWLNLSNDVHDFDKGADRNKKESVVNLVGSRTGTHIFACLLLALGLIGLTRVSIEAGSLRSVLLLFYAIFCGYIYQCPPFRLGYIGLGEPLCFAAFGPFATTAFYLLQSGTREFALSATAISSSLLVGFTTTLILFCSHFHQVEDDKAVGKYSPLVRLGTEVGAKVVKIAVTSLYLLLLALGLGQALPFSCVVLGVLTLPIGKLVSSFVEKNHKDKSTIFLAKYYCVRLHIAFGVALAAGLVAARLFVRKQLPHAIII
- the LOC140860157 gene encoding 2-carboxy-1,4-naphthoquinone phytyltransferase, chloroplastic isoform X3; this translates as MSLNKAGIRQLKSVRLRHGFGLKCEAVYADIPVEEKNEYISKATLVWRAIKLPMYSVALIPLTVGSAAAYWQTGHCCAKRYLTLLVSSVLVIAWLNLSNDVHDFDKGADRNKKESVVNLVGSRTGTHIFACLLLALGLIGLTRVSIEAGSLRSVLLLFYAIFCGYIYQCPPFRLGYIGLGEPLCFAAFGPFATTAFYLLQSGTREFALSATAISSSLLVGFTTTLILFCSHFHQVEDDKAVGKYSPLVRLGTEVGAKVVKIAVTSLYLLLLALGLGQALPFSCVVLGVLTLPIGKLVSSFVEKNHKDKSTIFLAKYYCVRLHIAFGVALAAGLVAARLFVRKQLPHAIII
- the LOC140860157 gene encoding 2-carboxy-1,4-naphthoquinone phytyltransferase, chloroplastic isoform X1 → MAVAVASVWNTSYVSCSNKLVQFRQITNRTCPASPFLPNSAQRLLLCTQMSLNKAGIRQLKSVRLRHGFGLKCEAVYADIPVEEKNEYISKATLVWRAIKLPMYSVALIPLTVGSAAAYWQTGHCCAKRYLTLLVSSVLVIAWLNLSNDVHDFDKGADRNKKESVVNLVGSRTGTHIFACLLLALGLIGLTRVSIEAGSLRSVLLLFYAIFCGYIYQCPPFRLGYIGLGEPLCFAAFGPFATTAFYLLQSGTREFALSATAISSSLLVGFTTTLILFCSHFHQVEDDKAVGKYSPLVRLGTEVGAKVVKIAVTSLYLLLLALGLGQALPFSCVVLGVLTLPIGKLVSSFVEKNHKDKSTIFLAKYYCVRLHIAFGVALAAGLVAARLFVRKQLPHAIII